The Clarias gariepinus isolate MV-2021 ecotype Netherlands chromosome 3, CGAR_prim_01v2, whole genome shotgun sequence DNA window GTCACATTGTCATTGCTGACACCAGATCACATAGGCCTGGTTTGTTAGTGATCGTATAAATCcctgagaaggaggaggagaagtaCACGCCATTCAGGGGTCCTAATGCCAGCACATTCCTGCCTGTCCTTCACACACTCTGATGACATacggctgatgtcatagtgcttgggccttGGTATCTAAAATAATGTGGTTGCATAAGCAAAACTGCCACCTCTCACGCAATCACTCATCTTCATTCATCTTCCCAGTTTTTCTTGCTgccctcatactgtacattctcttTGTTTCACAGCTCCTGCATGACTGCTGCATTTCACATAATATTGGGTGTGCTTTGTTGAGTTAGCCACTAAGAGTTCTCATGAATATAAATGGTAATACATTGTTTTGTGTAGATTAAAtgcaaatattgtatttttctcggtcctgtgtgtaaataattttaccTCCCTCAGGTGTGTAATAGAGGAGGGATAGGTTATCTTGGACTAACTACCCATAGCCCCAGTGACCCCCCTTGTTATTCTGGAATAAAATATGAGAGATATGGATCATAAAAGACGGGGGCCCAATAAGACCACTTATGTGCAGGGATGTGGAGCTGGAGAGGAGTTGGCTAGGCTGGTGgggtatttaattttttgttcctGTGGATATTTTAAATGGCATTTGTACTGGAATAAATGCAGTCACATGCatctgttgttttactttaacacTGCGATGCTAAAATATACAGAAGCATAAGGAATATGCAGAAAAATGCGGGGTAAGGTGTGTGGTTAGTGTTAGACAAAATGGATGGGGCCATTTTGAGACAATGGAGGCGTTGTGTGCTTGTATGCACATAACCAATGATTGTATTTCCAGGATTTTACTCCAAGCTTTTTGGAAAAGTTGGCAGCTGTGCATAAGTGTGTGCACCCTCTTATAACTGGGGATCTGGCGAAGTGAGAATCAGACCTGCAAccaggaggtgcaagacgacagtgctaaatACTACGCCACAGTGTCgacttgatttttttccttataaagggaaggaggtcttTCACATATGTtgtacatgtaaaaatattttagaaaaagatcacattcctaaaaaaataaactagtaacaataataataataaaataataataaaaataaagactcACCTTTAAATCGTCACATCTTCTACTTCACAATCctcttaaatcttttttttttttcttttggatttttttactaattaattaCTGTTCACTTTAGCTTATTGTTGAAATTTAATGATAATATATTCAGAGTTGGACTCTTTCGGGTGATTTTTCCAGACTTgtattaaatcaaattttagCCTTAAACAGCCTTCAAAATCAGATTAACAGAGATCAGCTTTTCCACTCATGGTCTTAAATAGTCCTAACCTTAACCTAATCCTGAATGAACAAAACTGATTTTATTAGCGAAGATTTGTGCTACTCCAGCCCTAAGATCAGACTTAAAGTCCCAGGAGGCAGGTTTAACACTGGATCTATGTCATTTATCAAAGGAGACTCATGGATTATACTATGAATTACACTATGTTAATGAACATCAGCAAGTAACTCTTTCTGACACATTAAGGCATTTTGATGACGTTAGTTTTAAAGATTGTTTTCgaatgcataaaataaaatgtgtgaagATGATTTCACTTTTGGAACACAGGCTTTTATCTGTGACCTAAAGAGGATGGCTGGTACCAGCTTGTCTCCAGGTGCTccccatatttatttttttgggcatGTGGTACCTTTCACAGAGGAACTGGATATTTATGCAGTGCAGTTTAGGGAGATATTTTTGACAACATTTACTTTTGGATTCTTATGCACTGATTAGATACATTTTCACATGTACATAACATGCACATAACACATCTTTCTGAAATGTTACAGACATAACTTCCAAcatgatttaataaaacaatggaGACTGCTGCCTTTGCATTTGAGGATGAGGACCGTAAAATGCAGTGCAACTGTTCAGTTCTGTCCATATTACTTTCTTCTTGAAGGAACAACAGTTCATATGTATGGTGAGATAAATTTAGACTAAATTGAATGATGTTTCATATAAattatcatatatattattCATATCAGATAATggaatttttttctgcattatcTGATATGGTGTGTGTGATCCATCATCTGAAATGTCTATAGATGATCATCATCTTGCATGCCCTAATTTCTCTAGCCCACAGCTAAGGTGCGCTGTTTATATGCAATGATGTGTCTTTTTATCATTAGTGacttttctatattatataatatatatcacATTCTCTTTTCCGCTGCTGTTGTTTCGCTAAGATATGCATCTTTAATTTCTTGCAATTTTCCATCTCAAGTTTTAAGGAAACTTCATTCTCAGGAATCCAGACTAGcgcaggtgttttttttattacttgcaTAATTTAGTTCAGGGCTCCATAGTCCAGGTTGTAGTAATTAGCAGCTGATCTATGTTTCAGAAAGACCCTTCTTAAACCAGAATAACCTGTTCTGGATTAAGGTCTTAATTTAAACCTTCAACTCTAATCTACTTATTGGTTGACTGatagataaataatttaaatcaataaatttaattattaaagtatttattatcaaagtattttatattttgtgtacgTAATGTATTACCAGTGTTATTAAGTCGCATCTCTTAATATAAGCtttaaattgattattttcgttttatgatttcattttttttaattgggtaAGGGTGTTGAGGCTCTGTGTTACTGACCAGAAGGTCTTAACTAACGAGAAAGGTGAAGGAAAGGATTTCACTGCTTAGTGAAGTCTGACAAACATCTGGAGAGACTGACTGAATAAGATGGTGGCGATGTGCAGCATCCTGAGGTACCACGCAGCAGCTGCAGCAGTAGAAGAAGAGGACTCTGTGCATGCGTGTTGTTTTGAGTGATTACGGTACAAACGCACTGAGaggggtgtgtatgtgtatatgtgtttgtgtgtgtgatgcacgAACAGGGAAGGCATCACTGTGTTGTTTCCCTCCTGTTTCCACTctactgattgttttttttttttacacggaGAATGAGAGCGGCGCAGAGCGCGCACACGGCGGCGCAGAGAAGATGAACGGTGCGCTCTACATCTCGTTCTTCCAGGGGCAGCTGGAGTCGGCGCTGGAGCAGGTCGTGCAGCTCGCCGTGACTGAGATCACAGGCACGGTCGGGGCCAGCCTCAGCGCCATGCTGCTGGAGACCGCCCGGAAGGAGCAGGAGAACCAGCGGCTCCGAGCCTCCATCCAGTCCCCGCGGCGCCTGGACACCGAGCCTCAGCGAGCTGCCCCCAGGCCCGGGTCTTCTTCCCCCGTCCCTCAGTCACCCGGCTCCCACCCCGACTCTCTTCGGCAGGAGCAGAAGAGACGGGCCGTTGGTAAGAGCGatcgttttttaaaaattatttttaacgtACCTCACCTGGCCGTTTGTCAGCGCGTGCCGGGGTCTCGCGCTGTGTTTAGGGAAGAACGGCAAAgcggtttgtttttttaaattaacggAAGCGGGGGGAGGGTCGCCTCATTACACACCAGTCAAGTCCATTCCACggagctcagtgtgtgtgtgtgtgtgtgtgtgtgttcgtttctcttctacatctctctctctctctctctctctctctcacacacacacacacacacacacacacgagaaatAAATACGCTCATATTGAAGAGAAagtcatacacatacacacgcacactaaacagaaactctctctctcacacacacacacacacacagacataagcTCATGttgaagagacacacacacacacacacaagctcatgtagaagacacacacacacacacacacacacacactcatgtagaagacacacacacacaagctcatgtagaagacacacacacacacacacacacacacacacgctcatgtagaagagacacacacacacaagctcatgtagaagagacacaaacacacacacacacacacaagctcatgtagaagacacacacacacacaagctcatgtagaagagacacaaacacacacacacacacacaagctcatgtagaagagacacacacacacaagctcatgtagaagagacacaaacacacacacaagctcatgtagaagagacacaaacacacacacaagctcatgtagaagagacacaaacacacacacaagctcatgtagaagagacacacactagggctgggcgatatggctgaaaactgtatcacgatatcagtgtttcatatcggtcgatatcgataattattgatatttttatgacccatttaaaataaggaccaggagaaaacttaaccttcctctgatcatagtcccctcagttattaagacagaaatgtcaataaccatggaaaactcaaataattaaaatgtaaacataagtctaaagtcacaatgaacacttaacaattatctcttaacatttacggtgcaaaatgtaagaaatgcttaataaagtgtaataaaataagtgcattttctacttttaaagaggaatccagcagaccagcatgAGACAACGACATGGGGCAACCAAACatgatactgttacatgattgacattagtgtatcactccctgtgttgctaggttaccagagaacgagtgcctttgttaatgcaactgtcacgggcaaccggaagcggaccagaagactagcagttagcccttgtagcGTGGACGGTAAATCCAAATGCGGAAATAGcgcgaacaggcaggataaccacgcgagtcATTGTAAGAACTCCCTCACgccgagagcaagagtttacacaattatacccgctgttgcgggagagaggttgattttacggcagctgtttacgggagtgtagtccagtgcgggcaatgctttgtgggtaatgcagtccaatgtgcgtgaacgcgtaagcatttcactgcatatcgtactgtgtatgactgtgtatgtgacaaataaaatttgaatttgaatttgagaaatgtgagatgagctggaatatagagcctgaacctgttttcttttagtagtttttggtttgatttaagtacggaatccacccggaagtttgtaatatcgccttaCAACGCCTAACCCTAACACTTACAACGCCTCttccgacaaagaataaaaattatcgaacgttttatcgaacgcattttttattgatatcgatcacgtgactatcgcgatacatatcgttatcattttatcgcccagccctaacacacacacaagctcatgtagaagagagagacacacacacacacacacacacacacacacacacacacacacacattcaagcTCAtgtagaagagagagagacacacacacacaagctcatgtagaagagacacacacacacacacacacacacacacaaagctcatgtagaagagacacacacacacacacacacacacacacacacacacacacaagctcatgtagaagagacacacacacacacacaagctcatgtagaagacacacacacacactcaagctCATGTagaagacacaaacacacacacaagctcatgtagaagacacacacacacacaagctcatgtagaagagagagagagagacacacacacacacacacacacacacacacacacacacacacacacaagctcatgtagaagagacacacacacacacacacacacacacaagctcatgtagaagagacacacacacacacacaagctcatgtagaagagacacacacacactcaagctCATgtagaagacacacacacacacacaagctcatgtagaagacacacacacacacaagctcatgtagaagcgagagagagacacacacacacacacacacacacacacacacacacacacacacacacacacacacacacacaagctcatgtagaagagacacacacacaagctcatgtagaagagacacacacacacaagctcatgtagaagagacacacacacacacacacacacacaagctcatgtagaagagagacacacacaagctcatgtagaagagagagagagagacacacacacacacacacacacacacacacacaagctcatgtagaagagacacacacacaagctcatgtagaagagagacacacacaagctcatgtagaagagacacacacacacacacacacacacacacacacacacacaagctcatgtagaagagacacacacacacacacaagctcatgtagaagagagacacacacaagctcatgtggaagagacacacacacacaagctcatgtggaagagacacacacacacaagctcatgtggaagagacacacacacacaagctcatgtagaagagacacacacacaagctcatgtagaagagagagacacacacacacacacacacacacacacacacattcaagcTCAtgtagaagagagagagacacacacacacaagctcatgtagaagagacacacacacacacacacacacacacacaaagctcatgtagaagagacacacacacacacacacacacacacacacacacacacacacaagctcatgtagaagagacacacacacacaagctcatgtagaagagacacacacacacaagctcatgtagaagagacacacacacacacacacacacacacacacacacacaagctcatgtagaagagagacacacacaatctcatgtagaagagagagagagacacacacacacacacacacacacacacacacacacacacacaagctcatgtataagagacacacacacacaagctcatgtagaagagacacacacacacaagctcatgtagaagagcacacacacacacacacacacacacacacacacaagctcatgaagaagagacacacacacacacacacaagctcatgtagaagagagacacacacaagctcatgtagaagagagagagagggaaacacacacacacacacacacacacacacacacacaagctcatgtagaagagacacacacacacaagctcatgtagaagagacacacacacacaagctcatgtagaagagacacacacacaagctcatgtggaagagacacacacacacaagctcatgtagaagagacacacacacacacacacacacacacacacacacaagctcatgtagaagagacacacacacacaagctcatgtagaagagacacacacacacacacacacacacacaagctcatatagaagagaaacacacacacacacacacacacaaggccaTATACAAGagcaacacacatacacaaacaatgAAAGACAGTGTTGTATTCAGAGTGCTTCTGAAACCTTTTGTAATCTGTGGGGGTTGGAGCCAGAAAAGTCTGGACCTGAGGCAAAATGTACCCAAGATtatacattaaacacacacgtATGGTTGTTTCAGGCCGAGCCGGTGCCTGTGAGATGGTGATGATGAGTTATGTGTTATGATCATTCTGATTCTGTTGTTAGTTTTGAAGCCATCTTGGTTGTGATTGGATCCGGATTTTTCACCACACTGTACACACCATTTAACACACCATTAGCTCATCCTCTTAATATACGCTCTGCAGAGCGTATAGCCCTGCCCACAGGGGTGTATGTCTTGCTGTTCGGTAGCAGCTCATTAGCAGTAAACATGGTTCATAGGTATGTTCTTGTCTGTGAGTCTCACATAAACACATGATTCCCTTgtccaacaacaaaaaaaaagtttatccgTGTAGAAGTGGGCAGAGTTTGGTCACGGTCATCATGGTTTTTAGCTTTCCAGACTTTGTGCTTTTACCACCTGTTGTATGCCGAAACGTGGGTACTTCAGTCAGACGGGGATTTCCTTTGAACGCCTCATCCACCGCTCTTGCAGTGACTTCTTGTGGTTGGCATCACTGCAAAAACATGCTGCGGATGCAGAATTAAGACTTTTAACccttaggtgtgtgtgtgtgcgtgtgtgtaggtggctgtgtgtgaaaatgattaataatttaTGTAAAGTTACTCATTTCTTCCCAACAAACCTGTTTAATAGGTGTTCCACTGAAGCAGGTCATTCCACACCAGAAGTGATAAAATGGCTCAGTTTTCTgttaagaaaaatgaaaaaaatttttttgaatgtGCCAGTGTACATCTACGCGACACTGATGTCATTTAACCCTCCGTTCTGTTTCACTTCTCTAAATTCTATCAGCTTTACAATGTTGTGGAACACGCATGAggttgtctttgtgtgtttccTGTTTTACACCATCCATCCTTTATTTAATTTCCACTATCTAGTCGCTGACACCTgtactgttttgtgtgtgtgtgttttccctgCAGGTCAGTTAAAGGTAGTGATGGAGCGTGTGCTGGAATTCGCCAAGTGTGAACTGAGTAAGATCGTAGAGGACAGCTTCGACGATGTTCTTTTGGAACTCAGGAAGACGGAGCGGGAGAACGAGGAGCTCAGGGAAAAGCTCCGTGGCAGACTGGTGGAGAACCAACCGGGAGATGCTGAGAAGAACGAGCCTCCGGGGGACGTCGTGGGATCTCCTAAAAGTACTGATTTAGTGAAGGATGTTGAGGAGAAAGCGGACAAGGACGAACAGGGAATGGAGCAGATGCAGAGCGCTGATGGTACCTGTTTCTTTTGTACTTCCTGTTTCTCTGACTGATCGCCAAAGAGCTTTAATATCTTCAGCTGTAATTCGCTTGATGTAAAAGTTACTTGTGACAGATTGGGATAAAAAAACTTGCCAGGTCCAAAGGTAtttggacagacagacagtgttgGGGTGTGTGGCTCTCTGCTCCACCAGTGTGTGTAATGAAGTGATCAGgatgatttacacacacttattatttATCACGTCCTCCTTTACCTGCATCATCAAGTCTTGCGGCTGCAGATTGATAGATCTCAAGAAACAGCTAGCACATGCAAAGTTCAGCACTCCGAATAATCTCCAGTGCTTTTATCTTCTTTAGCTGTCATgaaataagaaagaaacagCCTGTCACACTGCTGTCACACTGGCTGTCACACTGCTCATCAGTCAGGTGTCCAATTACTCTTGAGTCTATGAAAATGGAGGGAAAATGTCTAAACCTAAACATTCAATGTAATATTTTAGTTAGAGCcctgaattaaagctgaaagttgACAATGCAGTCACTGTTGACAATGCAGTCAATGATCACTTCATAACACTTACTCACTGCCCCAATACTACTGCACCTGACTGTATGGGAGAGTGATGTTTTTGGGCTATGATGCGTGACAGAAGGAGTGCAATACATATTCTGTAAAAATCAGTGCTGCAGGACATTCAGCATTAATCCAGGTCACATAACTgaacgtgtgtgtttgtgtgtgtgtgtgtgtgtgtgtgtagcagacTCTGCCTGTCCCGCCGTTATCAGCGTGTCTCATGACTGGGTCCCGGTGCTGGATCAGGTGTTCGGGCAGAAATGGTGTGCCGACATTTGGCTCGATAAAGAACCTGAACACGTTAAAGTGGACCGGCCACATTTGCCTTCTGGAGAACCAGTCAGGAAAGACTCAGCACCAGAAAGGAAGGACGACAGCCAGTTAGATCAGCCGCAGTGGCTGCAGGACGCTGAGGCCCTGACTGTGACCTTTAACCCACAGCAGACCTCGGAGACGAGTTCAACAGGTGAGACAGCACAagtgtagacagacagacatacagagacaCGCACATACAGACACAGACAGTGAGGCAAACAGAAAGAACTCAGAccaatagacagacagagacatacGATTGGACACACATACGTAGACAGATGCACAGACACACGGACAGGTAAACAGAAACTCGGACAGACAGAGTCTAATATAAGTAAGTATATAgttaatataaactaatttaatAAGTAATAACAGGTTAGTTAACAGTTGATGGTACGATGGAGACATCACCTAACATTACCTGAAGACTGTTGTTACTGGATGGCTAAAATGAACCTGAGCTGTCATGTAACccctccctgtttttttttgttgttgttctccaGGAGACGATGTTCCGTTAAAATCTCCCTCGATGCTCCACCGTCTCCTCACGCTCCCGACACAGCTGTTAGACGGCGACGATGAGTCGATGGAGTCAGAGGAGAGTCTGCTGAATGCAATCACCTCGCTGCAGAGTGCCCAGACACCTCTTCAAGGTGACCCCGCCAGAGCGGACGACCCCGACACTGGCGAAGACCTCGAGGACCAGGAGGACGATGACGGCCAGGAGGAAGGATCCAAGCCGAGGTCCTGCAAAAGTGGGAGGAAGAACCACGTGTGTAAGACCTGTGGCAGGAAGTTCAGTCGAGCTCACCTGCTAAAATCGCACCGGCTCACGCACAGGGAGGCTCGCTCGCCGTTCTCCAAACTTCACACCCCAGCAAGCACCGATTCAGAGAAGAACACCTGAGAGAAGTGCAGCTTGGCGCGTTTGCAAGGAGATTACGGAAGTTTCACAAGGCAGGCGTGTGTGTCGGTGTAAATCCGTCACGTTTCCATCATTTTATCGTGACATTACCTGAAGACTCAACGATAACATCGTACTGCGTGGTGAATATTGTGATTAATTGTTACTAATGATTATCAGCACACACCTAACATTATAAATCCAGAGTGTGAAGGTACTTAAGGCAATGCAAGGAATATTTCATTCTCCACTTCATGattcatgagtgtgtgtgtgttctgtacaAGCTTTGTTCCAGGTAAAGAAGTTCTATTTTGCTCTGTTTTAACCAGTTAAATATATTACAGAAGACCCAGAGAGAGTTTGTTGTTAGTGTTGTAAAAAAAGTCTCTGGTTGTGTTTCCAtccacacacacccaaacacacacaggcacatggGCTCGTCCATCCCAGATGTAACCGTAATGCGGTTTACGACGCAGCCTCAGAGATTTTCAACCCTAGAGAGACGACACTTCCACTCGCGCAGGATCACTCTTCTTTACGTTCAGGTTATGATGAGACAATCGCTTGTGTGGCGTGTACCTGCTGGGGGATTTGATCACACGACATGCTCAAGCCCCCATAACCCCCCGCCCCCCACTTTCACAATAGAACAGGGCTCTCGATTGACATCTCATACAGAGCTTTTACCCTAGCATGTCACGTCACACGGAATGTTCTGGAATTTGTTCTGGATCTCACTCAGTTGGATGGAAACACATACCTGAGGTGAGGAAGTCATGTGACAGGAAGACCTGTTtcacttcctgttttgtttgtttgtttgttttttgttaatctAATGGATGGAGAGACACGATGACTCACAAACATTtgaactgtaaataaataaataaactccacAGTCTTCGTTTTTTACAGAAATACCTCTTCGGACAGCGCGACTGGCTTTGTCTGAGCGTTTAATCGGATTTAAACGACGCAAAATGAAGATCGTTTGGATTTCTGCCTCGTGACACACAAGCTGCATAAACTCCAACTCCCGTTATAAATCCCTCATGCATGTGGAGGTTTATGCAACGTTATGCTCCATCGTTCCATCTTCAGgagctttaaagaaaaaaaaaacactcataaatgTTAAGATTTGCTTGCTGTGGACTGCTGCAGATACCTCGTGCACTGGCGTCTTGTCTTCCTGTTCTCACCGTGCTTCATCTCTGTAGCCATGTGACCATGACAACTCCTCCAGTCTGTAAGCATTCATCACGGGTTTTATCATCGTTACTATTACTATAATTTTTTGgttcttttattttagtattttaacaCATAGAGCTTTAGAGCTAACACAACTAGCTACTTAGCTATAGATAAAGCATTAGCAAGATCAGCGTAACCACAGGAACAACAAATACGACTGTTAGATGGAGAAGCAAGCGTGTGCTCGAGTCAGGTCTGTTAGATGCAAA harbors:
- the si:dkeyp-113d7.10 gene encoding uncharacterized protein si:dkeyp-113d7.10 codes for the protein MCICVCVCDARTGKASLCCFPPVSTLLIVFFFYTENESGAERAHGGAEKMNGALYISFFQGQLESALEQVVQLAVTEITGTVGASLSAMLLETARKEQENQRLRASIQSPRRLDTEPQRAAPRPGSSSPVPQSPGSHPDSLRQEQKRRAVGQLKVVMERVLEFAKCELSKIVEDSFDDVLLELRKTERENEELREKLRGRLVENQPGDAEKNEPPGDVVGSPKSTDLVKDVEEKADKDEQGMEQMQSADADSACPAVISVSHDWVPVLDQVFGQKWCADIWLDKEPEHVKVDRPHLPSGEPVRKDSAPERKDDSQLDQPQWLQDAEALTVTFNPQQTSETSSTGDDVPLKSPSMLHRLLTLPTQLLDGDDESMESEESLLNAITSLQSAQTPLQGDPARADDPDTGEDLEDQEDDDGQEEGSKPRSCKSGRKNHVCKTCGRKFSRAHLLKSHRLTHREARSPFSKLHTPASTDSEKNT